The following proteins are co-located in the Pseudomonas sp. ATCC 13867 genome:
- the rnhB gene encoding ribonuclease HII, whose translation MQMGLDFALVEELVAGVDEVGRGPLCGPVVTAAVILDPARPISGLNDSKKLTEAKREKLFDEIRDKALAWCIARADVHEIDQLNILHATMLAMQRAVEGLSVTPKLALIDGNRCPKLKVPSAPVVQGDAKVPAIAAASILAKVSRDREMQEMEALYPGYGIGGHKGYPTPVHLEALRRLGPTPIHRRSFGPVRALLENPVGIL comes from the coding sequence ATGCAGATGGGCCTGGATTTCGCCCTGGTGGAAGAGCTGGTTGCGGGTGTTGACGAAGTTGGCCGAGGCCCGCTGTGCGGTCCCGTGGTTACCGCCGCTGTCATCCTTGACCCGGCGCGGCCGATCAGCGGGCTCAACGATTCGAAGAAGCTCACTGAAGCCAAACGTGAAAAACTCTTCGACGAGATCCGCGACAAGGCCCTGGCATGGTGCATCGCCCGTGCCGATGTCCACGAGATCGACCAGCTCAACATCCTCCACGCCACCATGCTGGCCATGCAGCGCGCGGTGGAAGGCCTGAGCGTCACGCCGAAACTGGCGCTGATCGACGGCAATCGGTGTCCGAAATTGAAGGTGCCTTCTGCGCCGGTGGTGCAGGGGGATGCCAAGGTCCCGGCCATCGCCGCCGCCTCGATCCTGGCCAAGGTCAGCCGTGACCGCGAGATGCAGGAAATGGAAGCCCTCTACCCTGGCTATGGCATCGGCGGGCACAAGGGCTATCCGACCCCGGTGCACCTCGAAGCCCTCAGGCGTCTGGGCCCGACGCCGATCCACCGTCGCTCCTTCGGACCGGTGCGCGCGCTGCTGGAAAACCCTGTTGGCATCCTGTAA
- a CDS encoding CTP synthase — protein MTRYIFVTGGVVSSLGKGIASASLAAILEARGLKITMLKLDPYINVDPGTMSPFQHGEVFVTHDGAETDLDLGHYERFVRTTMTQNNNFTTGRVYMDVLRKERRGDYLGATVQVIPHITDEIKRRIIKGAGDADVALVEVGGTVGDIESQPFLEAIRQLRVEIGSRRAMLMHLTLVPYIATAGETKTKPTQHSVKELRSIGLQPDILVCRSDHPVDVSSRRKIALFTNVEERAVISLEDVDTIYRIPSVLHAQGVDDFVVERFGLECGPADLSEWDRVVDAKLNPEREVTIAMVGKYMELLDAYKSLIEAMTHAGIQSRTKVNLRYIDSEDIEQQGTSLLDGADAILVPGGFGLRGVEGKITAVQYARENKVPYLGICLGMQVAVIEYARNVLGWTDANSTEFDKSSGHPVVGLITEWQDATGATEVRTEASDLGGTMRLGAQECLLSAGTLVHDCYGKDVIVERHRHRYEVNNNLRPQLEAAGLKISGRSGDGALVEVVEAPDHPWFVACQFHPEFTSTPRDGHPLFSGFVNAALKQAGKA, from the coding sequence ATGACGCGCTACATCTTCGTCACGGGTGGTGTTGTTTCTTCATTGGGGAAAGGCATCGCCTCGGCTTCCTTGGCTGCCATTCTGGAAGCGCGTGGCTTGAAGATCACGATGCTCAAGCTGGACCCCTACATCAACGTCGATCCGGGCACCATGAGCCCGTTCCAGCACGGTGAGGTGTTCGTCACCCACGACGGCGCTGAGACCGACCTCGATCTGGGCCACTACGAGCGTTTCGTTCGTACCACGATGACCCAGAACAACAACTTCACCACCGGCCGCGTCTACATGGACGTGCTGCGCAAGGAGCGCCGTGGTGACTACCTGGGCGCCACCGTGCAGGTGATCCCGCATATCACCGACGAGATCAAGCGTCGCATCATCAAGGGCGCCGGCGATGCCGACGTGGCCCTGGTGGAGGTCGGCGGCACCGTCGGTGACATCGAGTCGCAACCCTTCCTCGAGGCTATCCGCCAGCTGCGCGTGGAGATCGGTTCGCGCCGTGCCATGCTGATGCACCTGACGCTGGTCCCGTACATCGCCACCGCTGGCGAGACCAAGACCAAGCCGACCCAGCACTCGGTCAAGGAACTGCGCTCCATCGGCCTGCAGCCGGATATCCTGGTCTGCCGTTCCGACCATCCGGTGGACGTGTCCTCCCGCCGCAAGATCGCGCTGTTCACCAACGTGGAAGAGCGCGCGGTCATTTCGCTGGAAGACGTCGACACCATCTACCGCATTCCGTCGGTACTGCACGCCCAGGGCGTCGATGACTTCGTCGTCGAGCGCTTCGGCCTCGAGTGCGGCCCGGCCGATCTGTCCGAGTGGGACCGCGTGGTCGACGCCAAGCTCAACCCCGAGCGTGAAGTCACCATCGCCATGGTCGGCAAGTACATGGAACTGCTCGACGCCTACAAGTCGCTGATCGAAGCCATGACCCACGCCGGCATCCAGAGCCGCACCAAGGTCAACCTGCGCTACATCGACTCCGAGGACATCGAGCAGCAGGGCACCAGCCTGCTCGACGGCGCCGACGCCATCCTGGTTCCGGGCGGCTTCGGCCTGCGCGGCGTGGAAGGCAAGATCACCGCCGTGCAGTACGCTCGCGAGAACAAGGTTCCGTACCTGGGCATCTGCCTGGGCATGCAGGTGGCCGTCATCGAATACGCCCGCAATGTGCTGGGCTGGACCGATGCCAACTCCACCGAATTCGACAAGTCCAGCGGCCACCCGGTCGTCGGCCTGATCACCGAATGGCAGGACGCCACCGGCGCCACCGAAGTGCGCACCGAGGCGTCCGACCTGGGCGGCACCATGCGCCTGGGCGCCCAGGAGTGCCTGCTGTCCGCCGGTACCCTGGTGCACGACTGCTACGGCAAGGACGTGATCGTCGAGCGCCACCGTCACCGTTACGAAGTGAACAACAACCTGCGTCCGCAACTGGAAGCCGCCGGCCTGAAGATTTCCGGCCGCTCCGGCGACGGCGCGCTGGTGGAAGTCGTGGAGGCTCCGGACCACCCGTGGTTCGTGGCCTGCCAGTTCCACCCGGAGTTCACCTCCACCCCGCGTGATGGCCACCCGCTGTTCAGCGGCTTCGTCAACGCCGCCCTGAAGCAAGCCGGGAAGGCCTGA
- the dnaE gene encoding DNA polymerase III subunit alpha — translation MTATFVHLRLHTEFSLVDGLVRVKPLIKAVGGAGMPAVAVTDLSNMCSLVKFYKTAMGGGIKPICGADIWLANRDDDGPLTRLTLLAMNAKGYRNLTELISRGWQEGQRNGEIIIEREWVKEAAEGLIALSGSKEGEIGLALLEGNDALADSLLAEWLEVFPDRFYLDIQRTNRVNDEEHVHAAMALSERSGAPLVATNDVRFIKPEDFEAHETRVCIGEGRALDDPRRSRSYSDQQYLKSPAEMAELFSDIPEALENSVEIAKRCNIEVQLGKYFLPNFPIPFDDMDINDYLRHVSYEGLEERLAVLWPRETTPNYEEKRQIYVDRLEFELGTIIQMGFPGYFLIVMDFIKWAKNNGVPVGPGRGSGAGSLVAYVLKITDLDPLAYDLLFERFLNPERISMPDFDVDFCMEGRDRVIDYVAGAYGRNAVSQIITFGSMAAKAVVRDVARVQGKSYGLADKLSKMIPFEVGMTLEKAFEQEEMLRDFLKTDEEAQEIWDMALKLEGVTRGTGKHAGGVVIAPTKLTDFAPIACDEEGAGLVTQFDKDDVEAAGLVKFDFLGLRTLTIIKWAMEIIHRKQQKAGDPNLVDIDRIPLDDKKTYDLLQKAETTAVFQLESRGMKELIKKLKPDCLEDLIALVALFRPGPLQSGMVDDFINRKHGREEISYPHPDYQYAGLEPVLKPTYGIILYQEQVMQIAQVMAGYSLGGADMLRRAMGKKKPEEMAKQRGGFIEGCSANGIDPNLSGNIFDLVEKFAGYGFNKSHSAAYGLVSYQTAWLKTHWKAPFMAAVLTADMQNTDKVVTLIEECRHMKLRIVAPDVNNSEFRFTVDDEDQIVYGLGAIKGVGEGPVEAITECRAEGGPFKTLFDFCDRIDLKRVNKRTLEALIRAGALDRLGPHFYDEPKAYQAHVDINRAVLLASMEEAVKAAEQTSRSHDSGHMDLFGGVFAEPEADVYANHRKVKELNLKERLKGEKDTLGLYLTGHPIDEYEGEVRRFARQRIVELKPARDTQTVAGLIVNLRVMKNKRGDKMGFVTLDDRSGRIEASLFAEAFAANQALLQTDALVVIEGEVSQDDFSGGLRLRAKRVMGLEEARTSLAESLRVRVHADALKGDRLRWLADLCTRHRGSCPVTVDYSGEQARALLQFGEQWRIDPADNLIQALRDQFGRDNVFLNYR, via the coding sequence ATGACCGCCACCTTCGTTCACCTGCGTCTGCACACCGAATTCTCCCTGGTCGACGGCCTGGTGCGGGTCAAGCCGCTGATCAAGGCGGTTGGCGGGGCTGGCATGCCGGCGGTGGCGGTGACCGATCTGAGCAACATGTGCTCGCTGGTGAAGTTCTACAAGACGGCCATGGGCGGCGGTATCAAGCCGATCTGCGGCGCCGACATCTGGCTGGCAAACCGCGATGACGACGGCCCGCTGACCCGCCTGACCCTGCTGGCCATGAATGCCAAGGGCTATCGCAACCTGACAGAGCTGATCTCCCGTGGCTGGCAGGAAGGCCAGCGCAACGGCGAGATCATCATCGAGCGCGAGTGGGTGAAAGAGGCGGCTGAAGGCCTGATTGCGCTGTCCGGCTCCAAGGAGGGCGAGATCGGCCTGGCGCTGCTGGAGGGCAACGATGCCCTGGCGGACTCGCTGCTGGCCGAGTGGCTGGAAGTCTTCCCGGACCGTTTCTACCTGGACATCCAGCGCACCAACCGGGTCAACGACGAAGAGCACGTGCATGCCGCCATGGCCCTGTCCGAACGCAGCGGTGCGCCGCTGGTGGCGACCAACGACGTGCGCTTCATCAAGCCCGAGGACTTCGAGGCCCACGAGACCCGCGTGTGCATCGGCGAAGGCCGCGCCCTGGACGACCCGCGCCGCTCGCGCAGCTATTCCGACCAGCAGTACCTGAAGAGCCCGGCGGAAATGGCCGAGCTGTTCAGCGATATTCCCGAAGCGCTGGAAAATTCCGTCGAGATCGCCAAGCGCTGCAACATCGAGGTGCAACTGGGCAAGTACTTCCTGCCCAACTTCCCTATCCCCTTCGACGACATGGACATCAACGATTACCTGCGCCATGTCTCCTACGAGGGCCTGGAAGAGCGCCTGGCGGTGCTCTGGCCGAGGGAAACCACGCCCAATTACGAAGAGAAGCGGCAGATCTACGTCGACCGCCTGGAGTTCGAGCTGGGCACCATCATCCAGATGGGCTTCCCCGGCTACTTCCTGATCGTGATGGACTTCATCAAGTGGGCGAAGAACAACGGCGTGCCGGTAGGCCCCGGCCGAGGCTCGGGTGCCGGCTCGCTGGTCGCCTACGTACTGAAGATCACCGACCTCGACCCGCTGGCCTATGACCTGCTGTTCGAGCGTTTCCTCAACCCCGAACGTATTTCCATGCCCGACTTCGACGTCGACTTCTGCATGGAAGGTCGCGACCGGGTGATCGACTACGTTGCGGGCGCCTATGGTCGTAATGCGGTCAGCCAGATCATCACCTTCGGCTCGATGGCAGCGAAGGCGGTGGTGCGCGACGTGGCGCGGGTGCAGGGCAAGTCCTACGGCCTGGCCGACAAACTGTCGAAGATGATTCCCTTCGAAGTCGGCATGACCCTGGAGAAGGCCTTCGAGCAGGAGGAAATGCTCCGCGACTTCCTCAAGACCGACGAGGAAGCCCAGGAAATCTGGGACATGGCGCTCAAGCTGGAAGGCGTCACCCGCGGTACCGGCAAGCACGCCGGTGGCGTGGTGATCGCACCGACCAAGCTGACCGACTTCGCTCCCATCGCCTGTGACGAAGAGGGCGCCGGCCTGGTGACCCAGTTCGACAAGGACGACGTGGAAGCCGCCGGCCTGGTGAAGTTCGACTTCCTCGGCCTGCGTACCCTGACCATCATCAAATGGGCGATGGAGATCATCCATCGCAAGCAGCAGAAGGCCGGCGACCCCAACCTGGTCGACATCGACCGTATCCCGCTGGACGACAAGAAGACCTACGACCTGCTGCAGAAGGCGGAGACCACTGCGGTCTTCCAGCTTGAATCGCGCGGCATGAAGGAGCTGATCAAGAAGCTCAAGCCGGACTGCCTGGAAGACCTCATCGCACTGGTGGCGCTGTTCCGTCCCGGCCCGCTGCAGTCGGGCATGGTGGACGACTTCATCAACCGTAAGCACGGTCGCGAGGAAATCTCCTACCCGCACCCGGATTACCAGTACGCCGGCCTCGAACCGGTGCTCAAGCCCACCTACGGCATCATCCTGTACCAGGAACAGGTGATGCAGATCGCCCAGGTGATGGCGGGCTACAGCCTCGGCGGCGCGGACATGCTGCGTCGCGCGATGGGCAAGAAGAAGCCCGAGGAAATGGCCAAGCAGCGCGGCGGTTTCATCGAAGGCTGCTCCGCCAACGGCATCGATCCCAACCTCTCGGGCAACATCTTCGACCTGGTGGAAAAGTTCGCCGGCTACGGCTTCAACAAGTCGCACTCCGCCGCCTACGGCCTGGTGTCGTACCAGACCGCCTGGCTGAAGACTCACTGGAAAGCCCCGTTCATGGCCGCGGTACTGACCGCGGATATGCAGAACACCGACAAGGTGGTGACGCTCATCGAAGAGTGCCGCCACATGAAGCTGCGTATCGTTGCGCCGGACGTGAACAACTCCGAGTTCCGCTTCACCGTGGATGACGAGGACCAGATCGTCTACGGCCTGGGCGCGATCAAGGGCGTTGGCGAAGGCCCGGTGGAAGCCATCACCGAGTGTCGCGCCGAAGGTGGACCGTTCAAGACGTTGTTCGACTTCTGCGACCGCATCGACCTCAAGCGCGTCAACAAACGCACCCTGGAGGCGTTGATCCGCGCCGGTGCGCTGGACCGCCTCGGCCCGCACTTCTACGACGAACCCAAGGCCTACCAGGCCCACGTCGACATCAACCGCGCCGTGCTGCTGGCGTCGATGGAGGAGGCCGTCAAGGCCGCCGAGCAGACCTCGCGTAGCCACGACAGCGGGCACATGGACCTGTTCGGCGGGGTGTTCGCCGAGCCCGAGGCCGATGTCTACGCCAACCATCGCAAGGTCAAAGAGCTCAATCTCAAGGAGCGCCTGAAGGGCGAGAAGGACACCCTCGGCCTGTACCTGACCGGCCATCCGATCGACGAGTACGAAGGTGAAGTGCGACGTTTTGCCCGCCAGCGCATCGTCGAGTTGAAACCGGCGCGCGATACCCAGACCGTCGCCGGCCTGATCGTCAACCTGCGGGTGATGAAGAACAAGCGCGGCGACAAGATGGGCTTCGTGACCCTGGACGACCGCTCCGGCCGTATCGAAGCCTCGTTGTTCGCCGAAGCCTTCGCCGCCAACCAGGCGCTGCTGCAGACCGATGCGCTGGTGGTGATCGAGGGCGAAGTCAGCCAGGACGATTTCTCCGGCGGCCTGCGCCTGCGCGCCAAGCGCGTGATGGGCCTGGAAGAGGCACGCACCTCGCTGGCGGAAAGCCTGCGCGTGCGCGTGCATGCCGATGCGCTCAAGGGCGACCGCCTGCGCTGGCTGGCCGACCTGTGCACCCGTCACCGCGGCAGTTGCCCGGTCACCGTCGACTACAGCGGCGAGCAAGCGCGCGCCCTGTTGCAGTTCGGCGAGCAATGGCGGATCGACCCCGCAGACAACCTGATTCAAGCGTTGCGTGACCAGTTCGGTCGCGACAACGTCTTCCTGAACTACCGCTAG
- the accA gene encoding acetyl-CoA carboxylase carboxyl transferase subunit alpha, which produces MNPNFLDFEQPIADLHAKIEELRLVGNDNALNITDEISRLQEKSKALTENIFGNLTSWQIAQLARHPRRPYTLDYIEHIFGEFEELHGDRHFADDAAIVGGVARLDEQPVMIIGHQKGREVREKVRRNFGMPRPEGYRKACRLMEMAERFKMPILTFIDTPGAYPGIDAEERGQSEAIAWNLRVMARLKTPIIATVIGEGGSGGALAIGVCDQLNMLQYSTYAVISPEGCASILWRTAEKAPEAAEAMGITANRLKDLGIVDSIIPEPLGSAHRDPAAMSQSIRKALLGQLDVLKQLSTEELLARRYERLMSYGVA; this is translated from the coding sequence ATGAACCCGAATTTTCTCGATTTCGAACAGCCCATTGCCGACCTGCACGCCAAGATCGAAGAACTGCGCCTGGTTGGCAACGACAACGCGCTGAACATCACCGACGAAATCTCCCGTCTGCAGGAGAAGAGCAAGGCGCTGACCGAGAACATCTTCGGCAACCTGACCAGCTGGCAGATCGCCCAGCTCGCGCGCCATCCGCGTCGCCCCTACACCCTGGACTACATCGAGCACATCTTCGGCGAGTTCGAAGAGCTGCACGGCGACCGTCATTTCGCCGATGATGCGGCCATCGTTGGCGGCGTTGCCCGCCTCGACGAGCAACCGGTGATGATCATCGGTCACCAGAAGGGTCGCGAAGTCCGCGAGAAGGTGCGCCGCAACTTCGGCATGCCGCGTCCGGAAGGCTACCGCAAGGCCTGCCGCCTGATGGAAATGGCCGAACGCTTCAAGATGCCGATCCTGACCTTCATCGACACCCCCGGCGCCTACCCGGGCATCGATGCCGAAGAGCGTGGTCAGAGCGAGGCGATTGCCTGGAACCTGCGCGTCATGGCGCGCCTGAAGACCCCGATCATCGCCACCGTTATCGGCGAGGGCGGTTCCGGCGGCGCGCTGGCCATTGGCGTGTGCGACCAGCTGAACATGCTGCAGTATTCCACCTACGCGGTGATCTCCCCGGAAGGCTGCGCCTCGATTCTCTGGCGTACCGCCGAGAAGGCGCCGGAAGCGGCCGAGGCGATGGGCATCACCGCCAACCGCCTGAAGGATCTGGGCATTGTCGACAGCATCATCCCCGAGCCGCTGGGCAGCGCTCACCGCGACCCGGCCGCGATGTCCCAGTCGATCCGCAAGGCCCTGCTCGGCCAGCTGGATGTTCTCAAGCAACTGAGCACCGAAGAGCTGCTGGCGCGCCGCTACGAGCGCCTGATGAGCTACGGCGTCGCCTGA
- the kdsA gene encoding 3-deoxy-8-phosphooctulonate synthase, with the protein MTQKIIRVGDIQIGNDLPFVLFGGMNVLESRDMAMQVCEEYVEVTEKLGIPYVFKASFDKANRSSITSFRGPGMEEGLKIFEEIKKTFNVPVITDVHEPCQAAPVAEVCDIIQLPAFLSRQTDLVVAMAQTRAVINIKKAQFLAPQEMKHILRKCEEAGNDQLILCERGSSFGYNNLVVDMLGFGIMKQFEYPVFFDVTHALQMPGGRADSAGGRRAQVTDLAKAGMSQGLAGLFLEAHPEPEQAKCDGPCALRLNKLEPFLSQLKQLDDLVKSFPTIETA; encoded by the coding sequence ATGACCCAGAAGATCATTCGCGTCGGGGATATCCAGATCGGCAACGACCTGCCGTTCGTGCTGTTCGGCGGCATGAACGTGCTGGAGTCGCGCGACATGGCGATGCAGGTCTGCGAAGAGTACGTGGAGGTTACCGAGAAACTCGGCATCCCCTACGTATTCAAGGCCAGCTTCGACAAGGCCAACCGTTCCTCGATCACCTCGTTCCGTGGTCCGGGCATGGAGGAAGGGCTGAAGATCTTCGAAGAGATCAAGAAGACCTTCAATGTGCCGGTCATCACCGACGTGCACGAGCCCTGCCAGGCCGCTCCGGTTGCCGAGGTCTGCGACATCATCCAACTGCCGGCCTTCCTGTCCCGGCAGACCGACCTGGTCGTGGCGATGGCCCAGACCCGCGCGGTGATCAACATCAAGAAGGCCCAGTTCCTCGCGCCGCAGGAGATGAAACACATCCTGCGCAAGTGCGAGGAGGCGGGTAACGACCAACTGATCCTCTGCGAGCGTGGCTCCTCCTTCGGGTACAACAACCTGGTGGTGGACATGCTCGGCTTCGGCATCATGAAGCAGTTCGAGTACCCGGTGTTCTTCGACGTGACCCACGCCCTGCAGATGCCGGGCGGTCGCGCCGATTCCGCCGGCGGCCGCCGTGCCCAGGTTACCGACCTGGCCAAGGCCGGCATGAGCCAGGGCCTGGCCGGTCTGTTCCTGGAGGCCCATCCGGAGCCCGAGCAGGCAAAATGCGACGGACCGTGCGCCCTGCGCCTGAACAAGCTCGAGCCTTTCCTGTCCCAGCTCAAGCAGCTGGACGACCTGGTCAAGAGTTTCCCCACCATCGAGACTGCCTGA
- the tilS gene encoding tRNA lysidine(34) synthetase TilS — translation MSLDVLSLENRLLAALAPWRSAPAWRVALSGGLDSTVLVHLLAQLARREKLPPISAIHIHHGLQAVADAWPEHCQRFCDALGMPLRVERVRVEAGASLERAARNARYAAFAATLEEGECLLTGQHRDDQAETVLFRLFRGAGVRGLAGMSACRSLGDGMLLRPLLGVSRNELERYARSHGLSWVEDPSNASDDYDRNFLRNQLLPLIARRWPAAGETIARSAEHLAEAEGLLTELAQSDLLAADRQTHYRSMPLPSLAIGPLTSLSESRQRNALRHWLAPLARLPDSAHWAGWRDLRDARVDAEPVWRLADGELRRANGRLWWLANAWRAFEPRTQPWVDAAQSLHLPGNGSLHFQGEPPRGPLEVRYRQGGEVMALPGRGRRDLKRLLNEAGVPAFLRGRLPLLWRADELLGVALLPEWRAGECSSWMLYWTPPTNDSGLS, via the coding sequence ATGTCCCTTGACGTTCTGTCCCTGGAAAACCGACTTCTAGCGGCCCTCGCTCCCTGGCGTTCCGCACCGGCGTGGCGCGTGGCGCTGTCCGGTGGGCTGGATTCCACCGTCCTTGTGCATCTGCTGGCGCAACTCGCCCGTCGCGAGAAACTGCCGCCGATTTCCGCCATTCATATCCATCACGGCCTGCAGGCCGTCGCTGACGCCTGGCCGGAGCACTGCCAGCGGTTTTGCGACGCCCTCGGCATGCCGTTGCGTGTCGAGCGTGTGCGGGTGGAGGCGGGTGCCAGTCTGGAGCGAGCCGCCCGGAACGCGCGTTATGCCGCATTCGCGGCGACGTTGGAGGAGGGCGAGTGCCTGCTGACCGGGCAGCACCGCGACGACCAGGCGGAGACCGTGCTGTTCCGTCTGTTCCGTGGCGCCGGTGTACGTGGCTTGGCGGGGATGTCCGCCTGTCGTTCGCTGGGGGACGGGATGCTGCTGCGTCCGCTGCTGGGCGTCTCCCGCAACGAACTGGAGCGCTATGCCCGCAGCCACGGCCTGAGCTGGGTGGAGGACCCCTCCAATGCCAGTGACGATTACGACCGCAATTTCCTGCGCAACCAGCTGTTGCCGCTCATCGCCCGGCGCTGGCCGGCGGCGGGCGAAACCATTGCCCGCAGCGCCGAGCATCTGGCGGAAGCCGAGGGCCTGCTGACGGAGTTGGCGCAATCCGATCTGCTCGCGGCGGACCGGCAGACACATTACCGGAGCATGCCCCTGCCTTCCCTGGCCATCGGCCCGCTGACCTCCCTGAGCGAGTCGCGCCAGCGCAATGCGCTGCGCCACTGGCTCGCTCCCCTGGCGCGCCTGCCCGACAGTGCGCACTGGGCCGGTTGGCGGGATTTGCGCGACGCGCGGGTGGATGCCGAGCCGGTCTGGCGCCTCGCCGATGGTGAGCTGCGCCGCGCCAATGGCCGGCTCTGGTGGCTGGCGAACGCCTGGCGGGCCTTCGAGCCACGGACGCAGCCCTGGGTGGACGCCGCTCAATCGCTGCACCTGCCTGGCAATGGTTCGTTGCATTTCCAGGGCGAGCCGCCGCGCGGGCCGTTGGAGGTCCGTTACCGGCAGGGCGGGGAGGTCATGGCATTGCCCGGCCGTGGCCGTCGTGATCTCAAGCGCCTGCTCAACGAGGCCGGTGTTCCGGCGTTTCTCCGGGGCCGCTTGCCGCTGCTCTGGCGAGCCGACGAACTGTTGGGTGTGGCGTTGCTGCCGGAGTGGCGGGCTGGGGAATGTTCGTCATGGATGCTGTATTGGACGCCTCCGACGAATGACTCGGGTTTGAGCTGA
- the lpxB gene encoding lipid-A-disaccharide synthase, protein MQPTARKLRVALVAGEASGDILGSGLMQALKQRHPGIEFIGVGGPRMQAEGLRSHFPMERLAVMGLVEVLGRLRELLRRRKDLVQMLIAAKPDVFIGIDAPDFNLNIELKLRRAGIRTVHYVSPSVWAWRQKRVLKIKEACDLMLALFPFEARFYEEHAVPVRFVGHPLANTIPLEADRAGARERLGLPQDAGVVALLPGSRGGEVGKLGALFLDTAQRLLQEHPGLRFVLPCASPERRAQIEAMLAGRDLPVQLLDGASHEALAACDAVLIASGTATLEALLYKRPMVVAYKVAPMTYRILKRLVKSPYISLPNLLANRLLVPELIQDAATPESLANTLLPLLDDGSVQTESFDAIHRALRQDASVQAAEAVLALVEKH, encoded by the coding sequence ATGCAACCGACCGCACGCAAGCTGCGCGTCGCCCTGGTCGCGGGCGAGGCGTCCGGCGATATCCTCGGCTCCGGCCTCATGCAGGCGCTCAAGCAGCGCCACCCCGGCATCGAATTCATCGGTGTCGGTGGTCCGCGCATGCAGGCCGAAGGGCTGCGGTCGCATTTCCCGATGGAACGCCTGGCCGTCATGGGCCTGGTCGAGGTGCTCGGCCGCCTGCGCGAACTGCTGCGCCGGCGCAAGGACCTGGTGCAGATGCTGATCGCCGCCAAGCCGGATGTGTTCATCGGTATCGATGCGCCGGACTTCAACCTGAACATCGAATTGAAGCTGCGCCGTGCGGGTATTCGTACGGTGCACTACGTCAGCCCGTCGGTCTGGGCCTGGCGGCAGAAGCGTGTGCTGAAGATCAAGGAAGCCTGCGACCTGATGCTCGCGCTCTTCCCCTTCGAGGCGCGTTTCTACGAAGAGCATGCGGTGCCGGTGCGTTTCGTCGGCCATCCGTTGGCCAATACCATTCCGCTGGAGGCCGACCGCGCCGGTGCGCGCGAACGTCTCGGCTTGCCGCAGGACGCCGGTGTCGTTGCGCTGCTGCCGGGGAGCCGGGGAGGGGAGGTCGGCAAGCTCGGTGCGTTGTTCCTCGATACCGCCCAGCGCCTGCTGCAGGAACACCCCGGTCTGCGTTTCGTGCTGCCTTGCGCGAGCCCTGAGCGCCGCGCGCAGATCGAAGCAATGCTCGCCGGTCGCGATCTACCGGTGCAGTTGCTCGACGGCGCCTCCCACGAGGCGCTTGCCGCCTGCGACGCCGTGCTGATCGCCTCCGGCACCGCCACCCTTGAAGCGCTGCTGTACAAGCGGCCGATGGTCGTCGCCTACAAGGTGGCGCCGATGACCTACCGCATCCTCAAGCGGCTGGTGAAGAGTCCGTACATCTCGCTGCCGAATCTGCTGGCCAACCGACTGCTGGTGCCTGAGTTGATCCAGGATGCGGCGACACCCGAGTCGCTGGCCAATACCTTGCTGCCACTGCTGGATGACGGCAGCGTGCAGACCGAATCCTTCGACGCCATCCATCGCGCGTTGCGCCAGGATGCGTCCGTGCAAGCGGCCGAGGCCGTGCTTGCCCTGGTGGAGAAACACTGA